A stretch of DNA from Gimesia chilikensis:
AGCAGGTGATGGACTTTCGTCTGCTGATTCTAAACCGCATCGATTAACAGAGTCTGATCTATCGACGCCGATTGACTCGGACGCGGAAGGAAACTCTGTTTTATGACTGGAATCATCCCGTTCTCCCAGTCATAATGCTGCCTGACAACCGTTTTCTGGCTATTTTTAAAACACTTTACCTGATGGATAAACTATGAAAGTTCAACTGACACTCACAGCGTTTTGCCTCGCACTCCTGATGAATATCACAACCTATGCTGAAGACAAGGGCTTCAAACCACTGTTTGATGGTAAAACTCTTGACGGCTGGGTCCAAAAAGGTGGGACGGCCAAATATGAAGTCGTCGATGGCACGATCGTCGGCACTTCGGTCCCTAAAACCCCCAATAGTTTTCTGTGTACCGATAGAAATTATGGTGACTTTGAACTCGAAGTCGATTTCAAAGTGGATCCGCTGCTGAACTCGGGAATCCAGATTCGCAGCAATGTCCATGACGATGACAGAACTATCGTCTACAAAGGTGAAGACGGCAAAGAGAAGAAGAAAAAAATTCCCGCCGGTCGTGTACACGGCTATCAGGTAGAAATCGATCCCTCCGATCGCGCCTGGTCAGGCGGAATTTATGACGAAGCACGTCGTGGCTGGTTAAATAACCTGGCTGATAACAAGGCAGCACAGAAAGCCTTCAAGCAGAATGAATGGAATCACTACCGCATCGTCTGCAAAGGAGATTCTATCAAAACCTGGATCAACGGCGTCCCTGCTGCAGATCTCAAAGATGGTCTCACTTCTGAAGGCTTTATCGCCCTGCAGGTACATGGTGTTGGTAACCATCCTGAAAAAGTCGGCAAGCAAGTCAGTTGGAAAAACATCAAAATCAAAGAACTGAAATAGTTCATAAGAACAATTGATATTTCAGAACAGCCATCTGGGTAGGAACTCAGGTGGCTGTTTTAGTGTACCCAGTCAAAAATAGTACCTCTGTTTACGGCATCTTCTATCAGACTTTACTCCCATTAAAAACAGCCCCCGGAAACCTTGGGTTTCCGGGGGCCTGTCGGGACTGTTTGTAACTGGACTGGTTTAATTAGTCCAGCAGCGGGTTGTCTCCGCCGGCGATGCCGCTGAAGAAGTCGTCGAGTTCGTCTGCACTCGGCAGGCGACGTTCGGAGACGTCCAGCGACTCGCTCATCAGGGTACCGTCTGAGTCCAGGTCTTCCAGACCCAGTGTGTGACCCAGCTCGTGCATTACGACTGTCAGCAGATCCATCTGACCGAAGGCGTCGCTGCCGGAACCGGCCAGCAGGCTGCCGTCCAGCAGTGTGAACTCGCTGCTGTCCAGCGGCGTCCCATCGACGAACCAGCCGTAACCGGCGGCGTTGACGTCGATCAGAACCGTTGTACCCGAAGCACCACCGAGCATTGCATCCGGCAGGTCGGTCAGTACGAAGTTCACCGAACCCAGCAGTTCCAGCTGTGCGTCGCTCAGCCCTGCTGTTTCCCAGTAGCCCAGGGCCGCATCTACGACCGAGTCCAGGTCAGACTGGGTGATCGACGGAGCCGCTGTGCTGCTCACACCGGCGGCCGCCATCAGCGGTCCGACCCGCTGGATGCGGATCGCATCAGCGTTGATCGCACCATCAGCCGGACCGTTGTCGCTCAGGGTCACGGTGATCGAACCACCGGGAGCCACCACAACCGCGGCCGTCAGGATTTCCCAGTTGAAGCCGTCGGCGGCAAAGTCATTCGGTGCGACTTGCTGGTCGACCACCACGGGGCCCACGCCGGCAACATTGTACTCGGCGTTCGTGGCCCGTAACGGGTCATTCAGCCAGGTCGCGGAGACGGTATAGGTTCCGGCGGTCAGGTTCGTGAAGTCCCAGGTCGCCGTTCCGCTCTGACCCAGGTTCAGTCTCTGAGCATCACTTTCGAAGTAGCGGGCATCGTAGTACAGCGTGTTCCAGCTGCCGGTGCTGCTGTAACCCACGTCACCATTGTCGATCAGCACCACGTCCGTCATTTCGGCGGTGATGTTGAACGTGAACGGGTTCTCATCGCTGTCGTTCGTGGCGATTTCGACCAGACCAGCAACCACACCGGCGGCTCCGGTGCTGTTGAACGAGATCTCGAAGGTCGTCGACTGACCGGCGAACAGAGTCGTTGTCCCCAGCGGAGACGAGACGGTGTACTCGCCCGATCCTGGCAGAGTAATGGCTCCCAGGTTCAGCGTGTTGGTCCCCGTATTAGTAATCGTGAAGGTCTGCGACAGGGTTTCGCCGAAGAAGGCGGTGCCCAGATCGATGCCGCTCACGCCACTGGTCAGGGCCGTGGCCCCGGCGGCAACATCGATTTCCGGAGCCGTCGATCCGGGAGTCAGCAGTTCCAGCCGCATCGCGTCGGCAGCCAGGTTGCCGTTTGCACCATCGTCCGAGATGGTCACCGTCAGCGTGTTGCCGGCAGCCACCTGGAAGTTACCCAGTTCCTGCCAGATCGAGCCGTCAGCACTGAAGCCCTGCGGGTAGAACCGCTGGTCCAGAGTGACCGTGATCGGTCCCCCTTCGATGCCCGCGATCGTGATCTGGGCATTGGACGCGTATCCGCTGTGGTTCAGCCAGTGCGTAGCCACCTGGTAAGTACCGGCGCCCAGATTATCGAACGTCCAGGTCGCCGTATTGACGCCCGGCAGATCGCCGCCCAGCAGTACATCCTGGTCCCGCTGGAAGTATTGCGTGTCATCACCAAAGGTACGCACTTCACGGTTCCAGGCAGCACCACTGGTGCTGTAACCGGAGTCACCGTTGTCGATGATCATCGAGTCCGCAGCCGAACCGCTGACCGTGAAGTTGAAGGGATTCTCGACTGCCAGATCGCCGCCGAAGCTCACCATCCCGCTGAAGCTGCCGCCCACGCTGGCGTCCATCTGCAGGGTGAAGGTCGTCGAAGCACCGGGGGCCAGGTTTGTATTCCCGAACCCGGAGACCAGGCTGAACCCGGTCGGAACGTTGATGCCGCCCAGGGCCATGTTCCGTTCGCCGAAGTTCGTTACGGTGAAGGTCTTGACCACGGGAGCACCGGTGATCGTGTCTTCGAAGTCCACGGCACCGCTGTCTTCCAGGGTTCCGCCGTCCACTTCGACCTTGATCACTGGATCAACTACCCGGATGATCCGGATTTCATCGGCGTAGACAATGCCGTCCGCATCGTCGCTCAGCATCACGGTCAGCGTGTTGCCGTCGATGACGACTGGATCGCCAATGTATTCCCACCAGGTGCCGTCATCCAGGAAGTCGTCCGAACTGGTCTGATGACTGACCCGGAACGTGTCGACCGGGGTCGCATCCGAGAAGATCGTGTAGGGAGCGTTGGTCGCGGCAGCCCGTCCGTAAGGGCTCACGTCCGGATGGACGTACCAGTGGGCCACGATCTGGTACCGGCCAGGTTCCACATCGAACTCCCAGCTGGCTGTGTTGGCACCACTGCCGCCCACGTAAGGCACTCCCGTATACAGGAACTCCGGATCACCCACAACGCCCGGAATGTGCTCATTCCAGGTGCCGGTGCTGGTGAAGTCGCCATCGTTGATACCGACGGTTGCCGGCCCGGCGGCTCCCGTTACGGTGAAGTTGTAAGGGTTCTCATCCGCGTCACCCGTAGTAAACGAGATCTGACCGAAGGTCGAACCGGTGGTCCCGCCATCGAACTGGATGGTGAAGGTCACCGATCCACCGCCGGGAATGTTCACAGGCACGGTATCTGTTCCGAACGGGGAAGCAGGATCAATGCTGAACCCGGGCGGGAACTCGATCAGGCCGGTCACATCAACCGGATCCGCGGAGAGGTTCGTCACGGTAAAGGTTTTGGAAACCGGAATGCCGGGGATCGTTGTACCGAAGTCAACCACGCCCGTGTCATCGTCGACGACATTACCGTCCACGGTGACTTCCAGGTCAGGAGTCGGCAGGTATTCGATCCGGACCGCATCGGCGATCACGCCGTTGGCCAGGTCGAAGGTATCCCGCGGGGTGCTGCTGGCATCGTTGGTCAGGGTCACTGTCAGCGTGCCGTCAACCACTTCAAAGAAGGTATTCAGATCGAACCAGGCGGCCCCGTTATCAGCGAAGCTGGACGGAATCAGAGTCTGGTTCACGTCAAGGCTGAAGGTGTTTCCACCGCTGGTTACGGTGTAAGGAGCATCGGTCACCCGGTTGTACAGAGCCGACCAGGTCGTGGAGACCCGGTAGAAACCGTTGGCCAGACCGGTGAAGGTCCAGGTTGCGGTGTCGGTCCCGGCCGGAGGCGGAATGAAGCCCGGCTGGTTGGGAATCGCACCCGCGATGTCCCCTTCAAAGCCGGCACTGCCCCGGTTCACGCCCGAGTCATACAGTTCGAAGCCGGCGGTGGCCGAGAAGTCGGCATCGCCGTTGTCGATGATGACCACGTTAGAGACCTGACCGTGCAGCAGCAGGTTGAAGGTCGCTTCATCCACGTCGTTGGTGTCGAACGAGAACAGGCCCGAACGGTCGCCGAAGGAGTTGGAGTCCATCGTGATCTCGAAGCTGATCGTATCGCCGGCGGCCACACTCTGTGCGGTCAGCGTGGTCGTGAATCCGGCAGGAATCACAATGTTGCTGATGTCCAGAGCAGCGGAACCGCTGTTGGTGATCTCGAAGGTCCGCGTCAGGTCGGTCAACAGTTCGGTGGTCCCGAAGTCGATGCCGCCCGGATGACCGTCAACCAGGATGCTCGGCGGGGCCGGGGCATCGGTCACGTCGGTCAGCTGGACTTCCGGACCGGCAGAGACCCGCTCGATGCGAACCGCATCAGCGGTGATCAGGCCGTTGGCCAGGTTGGTCAGCATCACGGTCAGCGTCCGGCTGTTAATGGTGAACGTTCCCAGGTCTTCCCAGAGAGCACCGTCGGCCAGGAAGTCGTCGGGAGCGACCTGCTGATTCAGATCGAAGGTGCCCAAGTCAACCGCCGTGGTGGCAATGTCGTTGCGGGATCCGTCGAACACGGTAAACGGTGCATCGCTGGCCATCTGCGGAATCACAAACGGATTCTCGGAAGCCGGCCAGGTGACTGAAACGCGGTACACGCCCGGAGTCAGACCGTAGAATTCCCAGAAGGCGGCGGCATCACCGTAGTGTGCCGGATCCACCAGCTGCGACTGCACGGTGTGAATGTCGTCTTCATAGCCAACGCCCGTGGTGATCGCTGCGGTGCCCGCCGGATGGTAAGGCCAGTCCCCGCTCAGCGAGAAGCCCAGGTCGCCGTTGTCGACGATCGTGGCTGGATTGTCTTCGAACGGGGTCACTTCTTCGAAGTTGAGGTACTGCACCGTGCCCACACCGTCGGCTGTCAGGGAGTAACCGGTGTCAATCACGGCCTGTCCCTTGGCGTCGAAGTCCAGGATGTCATATCCCCCCCGTCCGTCGGCCGAACGCAGGACCGGTGGTCCGTCGATCGGGAAGTTGCCGTCCTGGGAGAGCGGATCGATGAAGATGTAGTCATCGAACTCACTGCCGACCACGTTTTCCATGAAGCTGGGGTTCGTGTCCGGCTGTTCGGGCTGCAGCTGACGCAGTTCAACCGTGTTCCCCCCGAAGACGTCCTGCGGGGTGTTGATGATATCCACATCGAAGACGATGCCCTGGCTCGCGAAGCGGAAGTCGATCGTGTCGTTGCCGTGGATGTCGGTGATCACGTCGGCACTGCC
This window harbors:
- a CDS encoding DUF1080 domain-containing protein; this translates as MKVQLTLTAFCLALLMNITTYAEDKGFKPLFDGKTLDGWVQKGGTAKYEVVDGTIVGTSVPKTPNSFLCTDRNYGDFELEVDFKVDPLLNSGIQIRSNVHDDDRTIVYKGEDGKEKKKKIPAGRVHGYQVEIDPSDRAWSGGIYDEARRGWLNNLADNKAAQKAFKQNEWNHYRIVCKGDSIKTWINGVPAADLKDGLTSEGFIALQVHGVGNHPEKVGKQVSWKNIKIKELK